One Cuculus canorus isolate bCucCan1 chromosome 2, bCucCan1.pri, whole genome shotgun sequence genomic region harbors:
- the LOC104055753 gene encoding LOW QUALITY PROTEIN: TGF-beta receptor type-1 (The sequence of the model RefSeq protein was modified relative to this genomic sequence to represent the inferred CDS: deleted 2 bases in 2 codons) translates to MAGPAGAGPCYARWRRALLPRGAVALQCYCHLCTKDNFTCVTDGLCFTSVTRTADKVIHNSMCIAQIDLIPQDRPFVCAPSSRDGVITLPHCCDRDHCNKIELPIPTPGPTPGKPASNLGPVELAAVIAGPICFVCISLMLILYLCHNRTVIHHRVPSEEDPSLDRPFISEGTTLKDLIYDMTTSGSGSGLPLLVQRTIARTIVLQESIGKGRFGEVWRGKWRGEEVAVKIFSSREERSWFREAEIYQTVMLRHENILGFIAADNKDNGTWTQLWLVSDYHEHGSLFDYLNRYTVTVEGMIKLALSTASGLAHLHMEIVGTQGKPAIAHRDLKSKNILVKKEWRPCCIADLGTAVRHDSATDTIDIAPKSQSGNNRVLDDSINMNYFESFKRADIYAMGLVFWEIARRCSIGGIHEDYQLPYYDLVPSDPSVEEMRKVVCEQKLRPNIPNRWQSCEALRVMAKIMRECWYANGAARLTALRIKKTLSQLSQQEGIKM, encoded by the exons ATGGCGGGCCCGGCGGGCGCTGGGCCCTGCTATGCGCGGTGGCGGCGCGCGCTGCTGCCCCGCGGGGCGGTCG CATTACAGTGTTACTGCCATCTGTGTACAAAAGACAACTTTACGTGTGTGACAGATGGGCTATGTTTTACCTCAGTGACACGAACTGCAGACAAAGTCATACACAATAGTATGTGTATAGCACAAATTGATCTGATTCCCCAAGACAGGCCGTTTGTTTGTGCCCCCTCCTCCAGAGATGGAGTCATTACTTTGCCTCATTGCTGTGACAGAGACCACTGCAATAAAATAGAACTTCCAATTCCAACACCAG GCCCTACTCCAGGAAAACCAGCTTCTAATCTAGGACCTGTGGAACTGGCTGCTGTCATTGCTGGACCTATCTGCTTTGTCTGCATTTCACTAATGTTGATTCTGTATCTTTGTCATAATCGTACTGTAATTCATCATCGTGTGCCAAGTGAAGAAGATCCCTCACTGGATCGTCCCTTTATATCAGAAGGAACTACTTTGAAGGATTTAATTTATGATATGACAACTTCAGGCTCTGGGTCAG GTTTACCTTTACTTGTGCAAAGAACAATTGCAAGAACTATAGTACTTCAGGAAAGCATTGGTAAGGGTCGCTTTGGAGAAGTCTGGCGAGGAaagtggagaggagaagaagTTGCTGTGAAGATCTTCTCTTCAAGAGAGGAACGCTCATGGTTTCGCGAAGCAGAAATTTATCAAACAGTTATGCTGCGGCATGAAAACATCCTTGGATTTATAGCTGCAGACAACAAAG ATAATGGTACCTGGACTCAGCTGTGGTTGGTGTCAGACTATCATGAGCATGGATCGCTCTTTGATTACCTGAACAGGTATACAGTAACAGTGGAAGGAATGATAAAATTAGCTTTGTCCACTGCCAGTGGTCTTGCTCATCTTCACATGGAAATTGTTGGCACACAAG GCAAACCAGCGATTGCCCACAGAGATTTGAAATCAAAAAATATATTGGTAAAAAAAGAATGGAGACCATGCTGCATTGCAGACCTAGGAACTGCAGTTAGGCATGATTCAGCTACAGAC ACAATTGATATTGCCCCAAAATCACAGAGTGGGAACAATAGAG TTCTGGACGATTCCATAAATATGAACTAT TTTGAGTCATTCAAACGAGCAGACATCTATGCAATGGGATTAGTGTTTTGGGAAATAGCTCGGCGATGTTCAATTGGTG GAATCCATGAAGATTACCAGTTGCCATACTATGACCTTGTTCCTTCAGATCCTTCTGTTGAAGAGATGAGGAAAGTTGTGTGTGAGCAGAAGTTAAGGCCCAATATTCCAAACAGATGGCAGAGCTGTGAG GCATTACGAGTAATGGCAAAAATTATGCGGGAATGCTGGTATGCCAATGGAGCTGCTAGGCTAACAGCTTTGCGCATTAAGAAAACATTATCGCAACTTAGTCAACAGGAGGGGATAAAGATGTAA